From a single Clostridium isatidis genomic region:
- a CDS encoding MetQ/NlpA family ABC transporter substrate-binding protein — protein sequence MKRKRILSLVLTGVLALGLIGCGQTKASDEKTTTGGEDKTITVGATPVPHAEILNAIKGDLEAKGYTLEIVEYTDYVTPNTALADGDLDANYFQHIAYLNETNEGKGLDLTYTKAIHLEPMGAYSNTIKNLDELKEGARVAVPNDPSNEARALRLLEKAGLIKIADGELVTVKDITENPKNLEFEELEAAQLPRVLEEVDLAVINSNYALEANLNPAKDALVLEDKDAEAAENYRNVLAVRKGTENDEKIKALTEALTSETAKKFIEEKYAGSVIPSF from the coding sequence ATGAAAAGAAAAAGAATATTATCATTAGTATTAACAGGAGTTTTAGCTTTAGGATTAATAGGATGTGGACAAACTAAAGCTTCAGATGAAAAAACAACAACTGGTGGAGAAGATAAAACAATAACAGTAGGGGCTACTCCAGTACCTCATGCAGAAATATTAAATGCAATAAAAGGAGATCTTGAAGCTAAAGGATATACTCTTGAAATCGTAGAATATACTGATTATGTTACTCCAAACACTGCTTTAGCAGATGGAGATTTAGATGCAAACTACTTCCAACATATAGCATACTTAAATGAAACAAATGAAGGAAAAGGTCTAGATTTAACTTATACAAAAGCTATTCACTTAGAGCCAATGGGAGCATATTCAAATACAATTAAAAATTTAGATGAATTAAAAGAAGGAGCTAGAGTAGCAGTTCCTAACGATCCATCAAATGAAGCAAGAGCTTTAAGATTATTAGAAAAAGCAGGCTTAATAAAAATTGCAGATGGTGAATTAGTTACTGTTAAGGATATTACTGAAAATCCTAAAAATTTAGAATTTGAAGAACTTGAAGCAGCTCAATTACCAAGAGTATTAGAAGAAGTTGATTTAGCAGTAATAAATAGTAATTATGCTTTAGAAGCTAATTTAAATCCAGCAAAAGATGCTTTAGTTTTAGAAGATAAGGATGCAGAAGCAGCAGAAAATTATAGAAATGTATTAGCAGTTAGAAAGGGAACTGAAAATGATGAAAAAATTAAAGCTTTAACAGAAGCTTTAACATCAGAAACAGCTAAGAAATTTATTGAAGAAAAATATGCTGGTTCAGTAATCCCATCATTTTAA
- a CDS encoding methionine ABC transporter permease, which translates to MSEILLPAIYDTIVMVFFSTLFAVILGSILGIILVLTSPKGLKENRTVYQILDAIINVLRSFPFIILIVVIIPLTRTIVGRSTGTAAAIVPLTIAAAPFVARIIEASLKEVDPGVIEAAKSFGASNAQIIFKVMIKEAVPSIISGLTLTVINIIGYSAMAGSVGAGGLGDVAIRYGYQRYETDVMIVTVILLIIIVQGLQSLGNNLYKKLS; encoded by the coding sequence ATGTCAGAAATTTTATTACCAGCCATATATGACACCATTGTAATGGTATTTTTCTCTACATTATTTGCAGTAATTTTAGGTTCAATACTAGGAATTATATTAGTTTTAACCTCACCTAAAGGCTTAAAGGAAAATAGGACAGTATATCAAATTTTAGACGCGATAATAAATGTTTTAAGAAGTTTTCCTTTTATAATTTTGATAGTAGTTATTATTCCTTTAACAAGAACAATTGTTGGAAGATCAACAGGAACAGCAGCTGCAATAGTTCCACTAACAATAGCAGCAGCACCTTTTGTTGCAAGAATAATAGAAGCATCCCTAAAGGAAGTTGATCCAGGCGTTATAGAAGCAGCAAAAAGCTTTGGAGCTTCAAATGCACAAATAATTTTTAAAGTTATGATAAAGGAGGCAGTTCCTTCCATAATATCAGGTTTAACATTAACCGTAATCAATATAATTGGATATTCTGCAATGGCTGGATCAGTGGGTGCAGGCGGACTTGGTGATGTAGCTATAAGATATGGCTATCAAAGATATGAAACTGATGTAATGATTGTAACAGTAATACTATTAATTATAATAGTTCAAGGCTTACAATCTTTAGGTAATAATTTATATAAAAAATTATCTTAA
- a CDS encoding methionine ABC transporter ATP-binding protein, whose translation MIEITNLSKSFNNTEVLKNVSVHIKEGEIYGIIGHSGAGKSTLLRCINGLEAYDKGTIKVNGKEVEKLKGYRLREFRKDLGMIFQSFNLLKRKTVFENVALPLEVWGYEEEYKKYKEECSKEGKKSLGYKKYQKEKIEKRVNELLSLVGLSEKANEKTTSLSGGQKQRVAIARALALEPKILLCDEATSALDPKTTKDILQLLLKINKELGITIVVVTHQMEVVKEVCERVTLLEGGIVKAEGRAEDLFLNPGLSLKKFLGDDEDELLPNEGVNIRLFFPSNSSENALITKMAKELDVDFSIVWGKLEKFRDNVLGSLVINIDEKDQIKVIEYLEKKNIILEVIN comes from the coding sequence GTGATTGAAATTACTAATTTAAGCAAAAGTTTTAATAATACAGAAGTATTAAAGAATGTCTCTGTACATATAAAAGAAGGCGAAATATATGGAATTATAGGTCATAGTGGAGCAGGAAAATCAACTCTTTTAAGATGTATAAATGGTTTAGAAGCCTATGATAAAGGAACAATAAAAGTTAATGGAAAAGAAGTTGAAAAATTAAAAGGGTATAGATTAAGAGAATTTAGAAAAGATTTAGGAATGATATTTCAAAGCTTTAATCTTTTAAAAAGAAAAACTGTTTTTGAAAATGTAGCACTACCTTTAGAAGTTTGGGGATATGAAGAAGAATATAAAAAGTATAAAGAGGAATGTAGTAAAGAAGGGAAAAAGTCTCTAGGTTATAAGAAATATCAAAAAGAAAAAATAGAAAAAAGAGTAAATGAATTATTAAGCTTGGTTGGTCTTTCAGAAAAAGCAAATGAAAAAACAACAAGTTTAAGTGGTGGTCAAAAGCAAAGGGTTGCAATTGCAAGGGCTTTAGCTCTAGAACCAAAAATTCTTCTTTGTGATGAAGCTACTTCAGCATTAGATCCAAAAACTACAAAGGATATATTACAACTTTTATTAAAGATAAATAAGGAATTAGGAATTACAATCGTAGTAGTTACTCATCAAATGGAAGTTGTTAAGGAAGTATGTGAAAGAGTTACTTTATTAGAAGGTGGAATAGTAAAAGCTGAAGGAAGGGCGGAAGATTTATTCTTAAATCCAGGACTTTCATTAAAGAAATTTCTTGGAGATGATGAGGACGAGCTTCTACCTAATGAAGGTGTAAATATTAGATTATTTTTCCCAAGCAATTCCTCAGAAAATGCTCTTATAACAAAAATGGCAAAGGAGCTAGATGTTGATTTTTCAATAGTTTGGGGAAAATTAGAGAAATTTAGAGACAATGTTCTTGGAAGTTTAGTAATAAATATAGATGAAAAAGATCAAATTAAGGTTATAGAGTATTTAGAAAAGAAAAATATAATTTTGGAGGTGATTAACTAA
- the polC gene encoding DNA polymerase III subunit alpha produces the protein MKKISEIFSDYALGGNINTAVIEGVTLRKKTKTLEMKLSCDKYIEIGEIESFNNFIKERFALNDSKIIINYTEASFERSIEDRVKEVLDFLSIKHPFLKAAINNCKLEINDICLNFSFKMVISEMLRELKYDKKIQDSLKALYGKTYKINFIDDVSEEELIKLKENNLIKEKVIIQKDVQAKQNNNNNNATPVKLVPEINQEAKAENDSKNKNSLLILGRNGNIKDPVIKITDITPNEGRVVIQGEISNIDAKELRSGKLLVSFDLYDGSSSITCKAFVKPGEGDEVFSRLKKTKAVKLLGNAGYSSFSGEVEIIANTILEAEAIKKATRMDTAEVKRVELHMHTQMSQMDGVTSATDLIKRAMSWGMKSIAITDHGVVQSFPEAHKLLGRNNPDMKVIYGVEAYLAPDKKPSVTNSMGQSIDTTYCVLDLETTGFSAVTEKITEIGIMKVKDGKVIDKFGCFVNPEKPIPAKVVEVTNITDDMVKDAETIDKIFPKILDFIEGSVLVAHNAEFDVGFLKQNAKVLGYEFDYTFIDTLALAKELFPEYKTYKLGRIAKHLGIKVEVAHRALDDVDTTVKVFNVMIDMLKERGVKTLDDIDKYASDEIAKKEEFKKLKTYHAIILAKNYVGLKNLYKLVSYSHLDYFYKKPRILKSMFKKYSEGLIIGSACSEGELYQAILLGRSDEEIEAIAQEYDYLEIQPLDNNEYLIRTEQVPDREYLKEINRKIVDLGEKLNKPVVATGDVHFLDPEDEIYRRIIEAGQGFKDADNQAPLYLRTTDEMLKEFSYLGKDKAYEVVVENTNKIADMCEQISPISPEKATPYIDGCEQTIKDIAYGKAHELYGDPLPEIVQARLDKELDSIIKNGFSVMYIIAQKLVWKSNEDGYLVGSRGSVGSSIVAYMTGITEVNALPPHYRCPKCKYSDFTDYGCNNGIDLPDKDCPVCGEKLAKDGMDIPFETFLGFNGDKEPDIDLNFSGEYQAKAHKYTEVIFGKGTTFKAGTVGTVAEKTAFGYVKKYFEERNVNVNKAEMLRLSKGCTGIKRTTGQHPGGIIVVPKGREIFEFCPVQHPADDPNSDIITTHFDYHSIDQNLLKLDILGHDDPTVIRMLQDLTGVDPKTIPLDDKETMSIFSSTEALGVTPEQINSQVGTFGVPEFGTKFVRGMLVDTKPKTFSDLLCISGLSHGTDVWLGNAKDLIDTGIVTSISEAVCTRDDIMVYLIKKGLPPNTAFKIMELVRKGKALKDPKWPEYEALMRENDVPEWYIDSCRKIKYMFPKAHAAAYVMMAFRIAWFKVHIPIAYYCAYFTIRAKAFDAEYMIFGKEKVKAKMKEIEDLGNDAAPKDKDMYDDLEIVLEMYERGLSFLPIDLYKSHATKFKIEDGALRPPLNSIAGMGNVAAEAIYSAVNSGIPISSIEDLKKRDRVGNSAVELLRKFGCLEGLPERDQLSFFDVI, from the coding sequence ATGAAAAAAATAAGTGAAATTTTTAGTGACTATGCCTTGGGGGGGAATATAAACACAGCAGTAATTGAGGGAGTTACTTTAAGAAAAAAGACTAAAACTCTTGAAATGAAATTAAGCTGTGATAAATATATTGAGATTGGAGAAATAGAATCTTTTAACAATTTCATTAAAGAAAGATTTGCCCTAAATGATTCAAAAATTATAATAAATTATACTGAAGCTTCCTTTGAAAGATCAATAGAAGATAGAGTTAAGGAAGTTCTAGACTTTTTATCAATTAAACACCCTTTCTTAAAAGCTGCAATAAATAATTGTAAATTAGAAATTAATGATATTTGTCTTAATTTTAGTTTTAAAATGGTTATTTCTGAAATGCTTAGGGAATTAAAATATGATAAAAAAATTCAGGATTCATTAAAAGCTTTATACGGAAAAACATATAAAATTAATTTTATTGATGACGTAAGCGAAGAAGAGCTAATTAAGTTAAAGGAAAACAACTTAATTAAAGAAAAAGTCATTATTCAAAAGGATGTTCAGGCAAAACAAAATAATAACAATAATAATGCAACGCCAGTTAAGCTTGTTCCAGAAATTAATCAAGAAGCAAAAGCAGAAAATGACAGTAAAAATAAGAATTCACTATTGATACTAGGTAGAAATGGAAATATAAAGGATCCTGTAATTAAGATTACTGATATAACACCAAATGAAGGAAGAGTTGTTATACAAGGTGAAATATCGAATATAGATGCAAAGGAATTAAGAAGTGGAAAATTATTAGTTTCTTTTGATTTATATGATGGATCAAGTTCAATCACCTGTAAGGCTTTTGTAAAACCAGGGGAAGGTGACGAGGTATTTTCAAGATTGAAAAAGACAAAGGCAGTAAAGCTTCTTGGTAATGCAGGCTATAGCAGTTTTTCTGGAGAAGTTGAAATAATTGCTAATACTATACTAGAGGCAGAAGCCATTAAAAAGGCCACTAGGATGGATACTGCAGAAGTTAAGAGAGTAGAGCTTCATATGCATACTCAAATGAGTCAAATGGATGGAGTAACTAGTGCTACTGATTTAATTAAGAGAGCCATGAGCTGGGGGATGAAGTCTATTGCAATAACAGACCATGGAGTTGTTCAATCCTTTCCAGAAGCTCATAAACTTTTAGGAAGAAATAATCCAGATATGAAGGTTATTTATGGAGTTGAAGCTTATTTAGCACCAGATAAAAAGCCATCTGTAACGAATTCTATGGGACAGTCTATTGATACAACCTATTGTGTACTAGATTTAGAAACAACAGGTTTTTCTGCTGTTACGGAAAAAATAACTGAAATAGGTATTATGAAGGTTAAAGATGGTAAGGTAATAGATAAATTTGGCTGCTTTGTAAACCCTGAAAAGCCTATTCCAGCAAAGGTTGTTGAAGTAACTAACATAACTGATGATATGGTAAAAGATGCAGAGACTATTGATAAAATCTTCCCTAAAATATTAGATTTTATCGAAGGAAGTGTTTTAGTTGCTCATAATGCTGAATTTGATGTTGGTTTCTTAAAGCAGAATGCAAAAGTTTTAGGTTATGAATTTGATTATACCTTCATAGATACTTTAGCCTTAGCAAAGGAATTATTTCCAGAATATAAGACCTATAAACTAGGAAGAATAGCTAAGCACTTAGGTATTAAGGTAGAAGTTGCCCATAGAGCCTTAGATGACGTTGACACAACTGTTAAGGTGTTTAATGTGATGATAGACATGTTAAAGGAAAGAGGAGTAAAAACTCTTGATGACATAGATAAATATGCCTCAGATGAAATAGCTAAGAAGGAAGAATTTAAAAAGCTTAAAACTTATCATGCAATAATACTTGCAAAGAATTATGTAGGTTTAAAGAATTTATATAAATTGGTATCTTATTCACATTTAGATTATTTCTATAAAAAACCTCGTATTTTAAAGAGTATGTTCAAAAAGTACTCAGAAGGCTTAATCATAGGTAGTGCCTGCAGTGAAGGAGAGCTTTATCAAGCAATATTACTTGGAAGGTCTGATGAAGAAATTGAAGCAATAGCACAGGAATATGATTATTTAGAAATCCAGCCTTTAGATAATAACGAATATTTAATTAGGACTGAGCAGGTTCCTGACAGGGAGTATTTAAAAGAAATTAATAGAAAGATTGTTGATTTAGGAGAAAAGTTAAATAAACCTGTAGTAGCAACTGGGGATGTTCACTTCTTAGATCCAGAAGATGAAATATATAGACGTATAATTGAAGCAGGGCAAGGCTTTAAGGATGCTGATAATCAAGCTCCACTTTATTTAAGAACTACAGATGAAATGCTTAAAGAGTTTTCGTATCTAGGAAAAGATAAGGCTTATGAAGTAGTAGTAGAAAATACAAATAAAATTGCAGATATGTGTGAGCAGATTAGTCCAATATCTCCAGAAAAAGCTACTCCATATATAGATGGATGTGAGCAGACCATTAAAGATATTGCCTATGGAAAGGCTCATGAATTATACGGCGATCCATTACCAGAAATAGTTCAAGCAAGATTAGATAAAGAGCTAGATTCTATTATAAAAAATGGTTTCTCGGTGATGTATATAATTGCCCAAAAACTGGTGTGGAAGTCAAATGAAGATGGATACTTGGTAGGTTCAAGAGGTTCCGTTGGTTCATCTATTGTTGCTTATATGACAGGGATAACAGAGGTTAATGCTTTGCCTCCTCACTATAGATGTCCTAAATGTAAGTATTCAGATTTTACAGATTATGGCTGTAATAATGGAATTGACTTACCTGATAAAGATTGTCCAGTATGCGGTGAAAAACTTGCAAAAGATGGTATGGATATACCTTTTGAAACCTTTTTAGGTTTTAATGGAGATAAGGAACCAGATATAGACCTAAACTTTTCAGGAGAATATCAAGCAAAAGCACATAAATATACTGAAGTTATCTTTGGTAAAGGAACAACCTTTAAGGCTGGAACAGTTGGTACAGTAGCAGAAAAAACAGCCTTTGGATATGTTAAGAAATATTTTGAAGAAAGAAATGTAAATGTTAATAAGGCAGAAATGTTGAGATTATCAAAAGGTTGTACAGGAATAAAGAGAACAACTGGACAGCATCCAGGTGGAATTATAGTAGTTCCAAAGGGAAGAGAAATATTTGAGTTTTGTCCCGTTCAACATCCAGCTGATGACCCTAATTCAGATATTATTACAACCCACTTTGATTATCACTCAATAGATCAAAACTTACTAAAGCTTGATATACTTGGTCACGACGATCCTACAGTAATAAGAATGCTTCAGGATTTAACTGGAGTAGATCCTAAAACTATACCTTTAGATGATAAGGAAACTATGTCTATATTTTCATCTACAGAAGCTTTAGGAGTAACACCAGAGCAGATAAATTCTCAGGTAGGAACCTTTGGAGTTCCTGAGTTTGGTACTAAGTTCGTTAGGGGAATGCTTGTTGATACAAAGCCAAAGACCTTCTCAGATCTCTTATGTATATCAGGGCTTTCACATGGTACTGATGTTTGGTTAGGAAATGCTAAAGACCTAATTGATACAGGAATAGTAACAAGTATAAGTGAAGCCGTATGTACAAGAGATGATATTATGGTTTACTTGATTAAAAAAGGTCTTCCGCCAAATACTGCATTTAAAATTATGGAACTTGTTCGTAAAGGGAAGGCTTTAAAAGATCCAAAGTGGCCTGAATATGAAGCACTAATGAGGGAAAATGATGTGCCTGAATGGTATATAGACTCTTGTAGAAAGATAAAATACATGTTCCCTAAAGCCCATGCAGCTGCTTATGTAATGATGGCCTTTAGAATAGCTTGGTTTAAGGTTCATATACCTATTGCTTATTATTGTGCATATTTCACTATAAGGGCAAAGGCCTTTGATGCAGAATATATGATTTTCGGAAAAGAAAAAGTAAAGGCAAAGATGAAGGAGATTGAAGATTTAGGTAATGATGCAGCTCCTAAAGATAAGGATATGTATGATGATTTAGAAATAGTTTTAGAAATGTATGAAAGGGGCTTAAGCTTCCTGCCAATTGATTTATATAAATCTCACGCTACAAAGTTCAAAATTGAAGATGGGGCTTTAAGACCACCTCTTAATAGTATAGCAGGTATGGGAAATGTAGCTGCTGAAGCTATATATAGTGCTGTTAATAGTGGAATTCCAATAAGTTCAATAGAAGACTTAAAGAAAAGAGATAGGGTTGGTAATTCTGCAGTAGAGTTATTAAGAAAATTTGGTTGTTTAGAAGGTCTTCCAGAAAGAGATCAATTAAGTTTTTTTGATGTAATATAA
- a CDS encoding cell shape-determining protein: protein MKKKIGLLLGILLLILIWFIYYFIMPVLNIKFLFNAIVILVGIILLIPAIYYASIKENVNDEASVKKNKKISKTLFSLLILVIIIALGVNLASSKMVSAKKYRALAGDVKTEEFVDNVKEIELKNIPIIDEEYAIRVADKEVGQIPSLGSRTDLGDMTLQQVGDKLYYVAPLEPSGIFAWLKNRGTEGYVMVNATSLNDVKLVTELNGQALKLKYSKRAYFGDDIKRHIYKNIKTVGFTDYSFEIDDEGRPYWIVTAYDKGVGIRSEKVIGIVLVDAQTGESTYYDDISKIPEWIDRVQPIDLMVKQIEWWGKYIHGFWNFSKTNKLETTNGTGIIYIDDICYYYTGMTSVGVDNSSVGFMLVNSVTGEKTFYKNSGATENAAMSSAEGKVQNLGYSASFPYLINVNNEATYFIPLKDNEGLIKQYAMVNVENYNIVGVGNNIEETYNNYITALNNGNKNTTDIEANGNAKKETLTVDRIGSIISQNELVFYITTVEYPEKLIIVSQGLSKETPLTKEKDKISISYYENGNSSINAITFDNLNINIK, encoded by the coding sequence ATGAAAAAGAAAATCGGACTATTATTAGGGATATTATTACTTATTTTAATATGGTTTATATATTACTTCATTATGCCTGTATTAAATATAAAATTTTTATTTAATGCTATAGTAATTTTAGTTGGAATAATATTATTAATTCCTGCAATTTATTATGCTTCTATTAAAGAAAATGTTAATGATGAAGCAAGCGTTAAGAAGAATAAAAAAATTTCAAAGACTTTATTTAGCTTATTAATATTAGTGATAATAATAGCTTTGGGGGTTAATTTAGCAAGTTCAAAAATGGTTAGTGCAAAAAAATATAGAGCGCTAGCTGGTGATGTTAAAACGGAAGAGTTTGTAGATAATGTTAAAGAAATAGAGTTGAAAAATATTCCAATTATTGATGAGGAATATGCTATCCGTGTTGCAGATAAGGAAGTTGGACAAATTCCTTCCTTAGGGTCGAGGACTGATTTGGGAGATATGACTTTACAGCAAGTAGGAGATAAACTATATTATGTTGCTCCCTTAGAGCCTTCTGGTATTTTTGCTTGGCTTAAAAATAGAGGAACTGAAGGTTATGTAATGGTTAATGCAACTTCATTAAATGATGTAAAGTTAGTGACAGAACTTAATGGACAAGCTTTAAAATTAAAATATTCAAAAAGAGCTTACTTTGGCGATGATATAAAAAGACATATTTATAAGAATATAAAAACAGTTGGTTTTACTGATTATTCCTTTGAGATAGATGATGAAGGCAGACCTTATTGGATAGTAACAGCCTATGATAAAGGGGTAGGAATAAGAAGTGAAAAAGTTATAGGAATAGTTCTTGTAGATGCACAAACAGGAGAAAGCACATATTATGATGATATTAGTAAAATACCTGAATGGATTGATAGAGTTCAACCTATTGACCTAATGGTAAAGCAAATTGAGTGGTGGGGAAAATATATCCATGGTTTTTGGAATTTCTCTAAAACTAATAAATTAGAAACAACCAATGGTACAGGAATTATTTATATAGATGATATATGCTATTACTATACAGGTATGACAAGTGTAGGGGTTGATAATTCAAGTGTAGGCTTTATGCTTGTAAATAGTGTAACTGGAGAGAAGACCTTCTATAAAAATTCAGGTGCAACAGAAAATGCTGCAATGAGTTCAGCAGAAGGAAAGGTTCAAAACTTAGGATATAGTGCAAGTTTCCCATATTTAATAAATGTAAATAATGAAGCAACATATTTTATTCCATTAAAAGATAATGAGGGGTTAATAAAACAATATGCAATGGTAAATGTAGAAAATTATAATATTGTAGGTGTAGGTAATAATATTGAAGAAACTTACAATAATTATATTACTGCATTAAACAATGGAAATAAAAATACTACAGATATAGAGGCTAATGGAAATGCTAAAAAGGAAACTCTAACAGTTGATAGAATTGGAAGTATTATATCTCAAAATGAATTGGTATTTTATATTACAACTGTAGAATATCCTGAAAAATTAATTATTGTATCTCAGGGGCTATCAAAAGAAACACCTTTAACTAAGGAAAAGGATAAAATATCTATTTCCTACTATGAAAATGGCAATAGCTCAATAAATGCAATTACTTTTGATAACTTAAATATAAATATTAAATAA
- a CDS encoding nitroreductase family protein, which produces MIELLKSRRSIRRYEDREIEKEKIDALLKAALLAPSSRNRRPWEFIAVTDKELLKKLSESKEHGSKFLEGAKLGIVVIADKEVCDVWIEDASIAATLIQVTAHSLALGSCWIQMRERMRNKEEKAEDYIRKLLNIPDKYGVECVISVGYPAEEKKAYEESNLDYTKLHYNYYNE; this is translated from the coding sequence ATGATTGAATTACTAAAATCAAGAAGAAGCATTAGAAGATATGAAGATAGGGAAATAGAAAAGGAAAAAATTGATGCTCTTTTAAAAGCTGCTCTTTTAGCTCCATCCTCAAGAAATAGAAGACCTTGGGAATTTATAGCTGTAACAGATAAGGAACTTCTTAAAAAGTTATCTGAAAGTAAAGAGCATGGCAGCAAATTTTTAGAAGGTGCAAAGTTAGGCATAGTAGTAATTGCAGATAAGGAGGTCTGTGATGTTTGGATTGAAGATGCCTCAATAGCAGCAACTTTAATACAAGTTACAGCCCATTCATTAGCATTAGGCTCCTGCTGGATTCAAATGAGGGAAAGAATGCGTAATAAAGAAGAAAAAGCAGAAGATTATATAAGAAAGCTACTTAATATACCAGATAAATACGGGGTAGAATGTGTTATAAGTGTAGGTTATCCAGCAGAAGAAAAGAAAGCTTATGAAGAAAGTAATTTAGACTATACCAAGCTTCACTATAATTACTACAATGAGTAA
- a CDS encoding GNAT family N-acetyltransferase, whose protein sequence is MKHLGTVKIETDRLILRRFREDDAEAVFKNWASDEEVTRFLTWPSHKSIEVTEKVLSEWIKGYSENKFYQWAITVKEDGDEPIGSISVVSMREEIEMLHIGYCIGRKWWHQGITSEAFKGIIKFLIEEVGAKRIESRHDPNNPNSGKVMLKCGLKYEGTMRKADINNQGICDAAFYGLLAEDYYTKK, encoded by the coding sequence ATGAAACATTTAGGAACAGTAAAAATAGAAACAGATAGATTAATTTTACGTAGGTTTAGAGAAGATGATGCAGAGGCTGTATTCAAGAATTGGGCTAGTGATGAGGAAGTGACAAGGTTTTTAACCTGGCCTTCACATAAATCAATAGAAGTAACAGAAAAAGTATTATCAGAATGGATTAAGGGTTATTCAGAAAATAAATTTTATCAATGGGCAATTACTGTTAAAGAAGATGGGGATGAACCTATTGGCTCTATTAGTGTAGTTAGCATGAGGGAAGAAATAGAGATGCTTCATATTGGATATTGTATAGGTAGAAAATGGTGGCATCAAGGAATAACTTCAGAAGCCTTCAAAGGAATTATTAAATTTCTAATAGAAGAAGTAGGAGCTAAACGTATAGAATCCCGTCATGATCCTAATAATCCTAATTCAGGCAAGGTAATGTTAAAATGTGGCTTAAAGTATGAAGGGACCATGCGCAAAGCTGATATTAATAATCAAGGAATTTGTGATGCTGCTTTCTATGGACTTTTAGCAGAAGATTATTATACAAAAAAATAG
- a CDS encoding GNAT family N-acetyltransferase, with the protein MKYFKKLVGKNVYLSPMNVEDAEIYTKWLNDFDVTDGVGNSTMILSVEYERDWIIKNSNQYQFAIVRLDNDKLIGNCSIHAINQIRQCAEVGLFIGDEENRNKGYGEEVLNLLLYYGFNYLNLNNIMLRVFSFNERAINCYKKVGFKEMGRRRQSYYLRGNYYDEVYMDILREEYNK; encoded by the coding sequence ATGAAATATTTCAAGAAATTAGTAGGCAAGAATGTATATTTATCTCCAATGAATGTTGAAGATGCAGAAATATATACTAAATGGTTAAATGATTTTGATGTAACAGATGGCGTAGGAAATTCTACTATGATTTTATCTGTAGAATACGAAAGGGATTGGATTATAAAAAATTCTAATCAATATCAATTTGCCATAGTAAGATTAGATAATGATAAATTAATTGGAAATTGCAGTATTCATGCAATCAATCAAATAAGGCAATGTGCAGAAGTGGGATTATTTATAGGTGATGAAGAAAATCGCAATAAGGGTTATGGAGAAGAAGTTCTTAATTTATTATTATATTATGGATTTAATTATTTAAATTTAAATAATATAATGCTTAGAGTATTTTCCTTTAATGAAAGAGCTATTAATTGCTATAAAAAAGTAGGCTTTAAGGAAATGGGAAGAAGAAGACAATCCTATTACTTAAGGGGGAATTATTATGACGAGGTTTATATGGACATATTACGAGAAGAGTATAATAAATAA